Proteins encoded within one genomic window of Bacteroides sedimenti:
- a CDS encoding LolA-like putative outer membrane lipoprotein chaperone yields MKKYILTLLISVFILPGFAQKDAQAKKILDQTSAAFAKAGGIKATFSIRTGGERTNGVLQLKNNKFVLNTNDAITWFDGKTQWSYLKHSDEVNISNPSQEELQSMNPYTMLNIYKTGFNYKYNGMVGNNHKITLTPLNKKEAISRITLLISKNNYQPQQIIVEQQNNKSEIIITGYQTNQSYSESLFKFNKKNYPNAEVIDLR; encoded by the coding sequence ATGAAAAAGTACATTCTTACCTTATTAATAAGTGTATTTATTCTGCCCGGTTTTGCCCAGAAAGATGCACAAGCTAAAAAGATTCTGGACCAGACCTCGGCTGCGTTTGCTAAAGCGGGAGGCATAAAAGCAACATTCAGTATCCGGACAGGAGGTGAACGCACCAATGGTGTGCTGCAACTGAAAAACAATAAATTCGTGCTGAATACAAACGATGCCATTACCTGGTTTGATGGAAAAACCCAATGGAGCTATCTAAAACATAGCGATGAGGTAAATATCAGCAATCCATCACAGGAAGAGTTGCAAAGCATGAATCCGTACACAATGCTGAACATTTATAAAACAGGATTTAATTACAAATACAACGGCATGGTGGGCAATAATCACAAAATTACCCTGACTCCGTTAAATAAGAAGGAGGCAATTTCACGAATCACTCTGCTTATCTCGAAAAACAATTATCAGCCTCAACAGATAATAGTGGAACAACAAAATAACAAGAGTGAGATTATCATCACCGGTTATCAAACAAACCAATCATACTCTGAATCGTTGTTTAAGTTCAACAAGAAAAATTATCCGAATGCGGAAGTCATCGATTTAAGATAA
- a CDS encoding DUF5063 domain-containing protein, whose protein sequence is MEKNHEVIFSRDVVEFVTVAAEFCAFLERSENARRSSFVDTTLKILPLLYLKASLLPPCEMMGDEAPETYVTEEIYELMRMNIASVLREKDDYLEVFLPEMAYSDTPIKKCISEDLTDIYQDLKDFIFVFQLGLNETMHDSLAICQENFRMYWGQKLVNTLRALHDAKYNADNADDEEEEERDDDLRDEEL, encoded by the coding sequence ATGGAAAAAAATCATGAAGTGATATTTAGCAGGGATGTTGTGGAATTTGTAACCGTGGCAGCCGAATTCTGTGCTTTTCTGGAGCGTTCAGAAAATGCCCGGCGAAGTTCCTTTGTTGATACCACGTTGAAAATATTACCTCTCCTTTATCTCAAAGCTTCTCTGCTGCCTCCTTGTGAGATGATGGGAGATGAAGCGCCTGAGACTTATGTCACTGAAGAAATCTATGAACTGATGCGAATGAATATTGCTTCAGTCCTGAGAGAGAAGGACGATTATCTGGAAGTGTTTCTTCCGGAAATGGCATATAGTGATACGCCCATAAAGAAATGTATATCGGAAGACCTGACAGATATTTATCAGGACCTGAAAGACTTTATTTTTGTCTTCCAGCTTGGTTTGAACGAAACCATGCATGACTCGTTGGCTATATGCCAGGAAAATTTTCGAATGTATTGGGGGCAAAAGCTTGTCAATACATTAAGAGCCCTGCACGACGCTAAATATAATGCAGATAATGCTGATGATGAAGAAGAAGAGGAGAGAGATGACGATTTGAGGGATGAAGAATTATGA
- a CDS encoding M16 family metallopeptidase, with amino-acid sequence MKHLFKSLFAAALLFCAGMTFAQQQMPSIPVDKNVRVGKLENGLTYYIRKNTTTEKRADFFIAQKVGSILEEPQQRGLAHFLEHMAFNGTKNFPGTEKGLGVKEWCETVGIKFGTNLNAYTSMEETVYNISNAPVTRDGIIDSCLLILHDWSNDLLLTDKEIDKERGVIHEEWRSRSSSWLRLMEKALPVMFAGSKYSDCLPIGTMEVIDNFKYKSLRDYYEKWYRPDLQAIIVVGDVDVDAIEAKIKRLFADVPKPVNPAKRIYYPVENNKEPIVVIGKDKEQTNIEVTVFNKHEAFPDSLKNSIAYMALLYAKNMIGSMLNTRLEELKQSATPPFIEAYTYDGNFSIAKTKDAFTGVTDCKEDGVETALSTLLREIERAGRFGFTESEYARAKAEFLTEMESEYNERNKKKNNEYIRQYVSNFTENEPIPSIEDEYSLMNQIAPNMPLSAINDLMKSYLSDSNQVVTLFGPDKEGLVYPSKEQIINILKNVKKEELTAYVDKVSNEPLIPVMPKPGKIVSTKENTIYGTTTLKLSNGVKVVVKKTDFKADEINMKGFSLGGNSLMPDSEIINISTMNDVIHLGGLGNFSELNLQKALAGKKASASSYVSTNVEGIKGSCTPKDLETMLQLTYLSFTAPRMDADAFASYKTRTKATLLNQEANPMTAFSDSVTYALYGKHPRAIRLKTDMIDQIDYQKIIALYKERFKDASDFTFMFVGNIDLNKAKPLFEQYLGSLPSINRKETFKDTKMDIRKGQYTNVFPKKQETPKATVFALYNGKCKYTAENDIKMSILSQIMSIVYTEKVREEEGGTYGVSVYGNLKKYPKEEFTLEIFFNTDPAKKDKLTKIIFNEIDNISQNGPSEVNLAKVKEYMLKKYKENLKENTYWLNNLDEYFYTGVDIYTNYEAMVNKITAKDLQMFAKELFGQKNQIEVTMTSPDTK; translated from the coding sequence ATGAAACATTTATTTAAGAGCTTATTTGCTGCTGCATTATTATTCTGCGCAGGCATGACTTTCGCTCAGCAACAAATGCCTTCTATCCCTGTTGACAAAAATGTCAGAGTCGGGAAGTTAGAAAATGGACTAACCTACTACATCCGTAAAAATACTACTACGGAAAAAAGAGCCGACTTTTTCATTGCTCAGAAAGTAGGATCTATTCTTGAAGAACCACAGCAAAGAGGGCTGGCACACTTCCTGGAACACATGGCCTTTAACGGGACAAAGAATTTCCCGGGAACAGAAAAAGGTCTGGGTGTAAAAGAGTGGTGCGAAACAGTGGGAATAAAATTCGGTACCAATCTTAATGCATATACAAGCATGGAAGAGACGGTGTATAACATATCAAATGCACCTGTTACACGTGATGGAATAATAGACTCATGTCTGCTGATTTTGCACGACTGGTCGAACGACCTGTTGCTTACCGACAAGGAGATTGACAAGGAACGTGGTGTGATTCACGAAGAGTGGCGCTCAAGAAGTTCTTCATGGCTTCGTTTGATGGAAAAGGCATTGCCCGTAATGTTTGCAGGTAGCAAATATTCTGATTGTCTGCCAATCGGTACCATGGAGGTAATTGATAACTTCAAGTATAAATCACTTCGTGATTATTATGAAAAATGGTATCGTCCCGATCTTCAGGCTATCATTGTAGTTGGTGATGTTGACGTAGATGCCATCGAAGCTAAAATAAAGAGACTCTTTGCCGATGTGCCTAAACCGGTGAATCCGGCAAAACGCATCTATTATCCTGTAGAAAATAACAAGGAACCTATCGTGGTAATTGGGAAGGATAAAGAACAGACCAACATTGAGGTTACGGTATTCAATAAACACGAAGCATTCCCTGATTCTTTAAAGAACAGCATCGCCTACATGGCATTATTATATGCCAAAAATATGATTGGTTCCATGCTGAACACCCGTCTGGAGGAACTTAAACAAAGTGCAACCCCTCCTTTTATTGAAGCATATACTTATGATGGCAACTTCAGTATTGCTAAAACCAAAGATGCATTTACCGGAGTAACAGACTGTAAGGAAGATGGAGTTGAAACAGCATTAAGCACCTTGCTTCGTGAAATAGAGAGAGCCGGCCGGTTTGGATTCACAGAATCGGAATATGCACGTGCAAAAGCCGAATTCCTAACTGAGATGGAATCAGAGTACAACGAACGGAACAAAAAGAAGAATAACGAATACATCAGACAGTACGTATCAAACTTTACGGAAAATGAACCAATACCAAGCATCGAGGATGAGTATAGCCTGATGAATCAGATCGCTCCCAACATGCCACTCAGCGCAATCAACGATTTGATGAAATCATATCTATCCGACTCCAATCAGGTAGTTACACTCTTCGGACCGGATAAGGAAGGGCTGGTATATCCTTCAAAAGAACAAATTATCAACATTCTGAAAAATGTCAAGAAGGAGGAACTTACAGCATACGTAGACAAGGTGTCTAACGAGCCTCTCATTCCGGTAATGCCAAAACCTGGAAAGATTGTATCAACCAAAGAGAATACCATCTATGGCACTACTACGCTTAAACTATCAAACGGAGTGAAAGTTGTGGTGAAGAAGACCGATTTCAAAGCTGACGAAATCAATATGAAAGGGTTCAGCCTCGGTGGTAACTCATTGATGCCTGACTCTGAAATAATAAACATCTCGACAATGAACGATGTTATTCACCTGGGTGGTTTAGGAAACTTCAGCGAGTTAAACCTGCAGAAAGCATTAGCAGGTAAAAAGGCTTCGGCATCTTCCTATGTATCAACAAACGTTGAAGGAATAAAAGGTAGCTGTACTCCAAAAGATCTGGAAACAATGCTACAGCTTACCTACCTGTCATTTACCGCTCCGAGAATGGATGCAGATGCTTTCGCTTCGTACAAGACACGCACAAAAGCAACTCTTCTGAACCAGGAAGCAAATCCGATGACTGCATTCAGCGACTCTGTAACTTATGCACTTTACGGTAAGCACCCCAGAGCCATACGCCTCAAGACTGACATGATTGATCAGATTGATTATCAGAAAATTATTGCTCTTTACAAGGAACGTTTCAAAGATGCAAGCGATTTCACCTTTATGTTTGTTGGTAACATCGATTTGAATAAAGCTAAGCCATTATTTGAACAATACTTGGGCTCACTGCCATCCATCAACCGAAAGGAGACTTTCAAAGATACGAAAATGGATATTCGTAAAGGTCAATACACAAATGTATTCCCAAAGAAACAGGAGACTCCGAAAGCTACGGTATTTGCTCTCTATAACGGAAAATGCAAGTATACTGCCGAAAATGACATTAAGATGAGTATACTTAGCCAGATAATGAGCATTGTATATACCGAAAAAGTACGTGAAGAAGAAGGAGGAACTTATGGAGTAAGCGTATATGGAAACCTCAAGAAGTACCCTAAAGAAGAATTCACTCTGGAGATTTTCTTCAACACAGACCCTGCCAAGAAAGATAAGCTGACAAAGATTATCTTCAATGAGATTGACAACATCTCACAGAATGGCCCGTCAGAGGTGAACCTGGCTAAGGTGAAAGAGTATATGTTGAAAAAATACAAAGAAAACCTGAAAGAAAATACTTATTGGTTAAATAACCTGGACGAGTATTTCTATACCGGAGTAGACATTTACACAAATTATGAAGCAATGGTGAACAAAATCACAGCTAAAGATCTTCAGATGTTTGCTAAAGAACTGTTCGGTCAGAAAAATCAGATAGAAGTAACCATGACCTCTCCTGATACAAAATAA
- a CDS encoding class I SAM-dependent rRNA methyltransferase encodes MTYKRVYLKAGKEESLKRFHPWIFSGAIHHFEGEPEEGEIVDVYTSKKEFIALGHFQVGSIAVRVLSFKEEKVNLDFWVRKLQIAYDLRKSIGLAGNPTNNTYRLVHGEGDSLPGLIIDIYAHTAVMQAHSVGMHVYRSEIAEALSRVMDGAIENIYYKSETTLPFKADLGQENGFIKGGSSDNVALEYGLKFHVDWLKGQKTGFFVDQRENRSLLERYAKGRSVLNMFCYTGGFSFYAMRGGATQVHSVDSSAKAIDLTNKNVELNFPGDPRHTAYAEDAFKYLDRMGDQYDLIILDPPAFAKHKDALRNALQGYRKLNAKAFEKIKPGGILFTFSCSQVVTKDNFRTAVFTAAAMSGRNVRILHQLTQPADHPVNIYHPEGEYLKGLVLYVE; translated from the coding sequence ATGACATACAAAAGAGTTTATCTGAAAGCAGGGAAAGAGGAATCTTTGAAGCGTTTCCATCCCTGGATTTTCTCAGGAGCAATTCATCATTTCGAAGGAGAACCCGAAGAAGGTGAAATAGTGGATGTATATACTTCCAAAAAAGAGTTTATAGCCCTGGGGCATTTCCAGGTGGGCAGTATTGCTGTACGCGTTCTCTCGTTTAAAGAGGAAAAAGTGAATTTGGATTTCTGGGTTCGTAAACTACAGATAGCATATGATTTACGTAAAAGCATAGGGCTAGCCGGTAATCCCACCAACAACACCTACCGTCTTGTACACGGTGAAGGAGATAGTCTTCCCGGGTTGATAATCGATATTTATGCCCACACAGCGGTAATGCAGGCTCATTCTGTTGGCATGCACGTTTACCGTTCAGAAATAGCCGAGGCACTTTCTCGTGTTATGGATGGTGCCATTGAGAATATCTACTATAAATCGGAAACCACCCTGCCTTTTAAGGCCGACCTGGGACAGGAAAACGGATTTATCAAAGGGGGTAGCTCTGATAATGTTGCTTTGGAATATGGTTTGAAGTTTCATGTGGACTGGCTCAAAGGACAAAAGACCGGATTCTTTGTGGATCAGCGTGAAAACCGCTCTTTGCTTGAGCGATATGCCAAGGGACGTTCCGTATTGAATATGTTTTGTTACACAGGAGGTTTTTCTTTCTATGCCATGCGTGGAGGAGCCACTCAGGTTCATTCTGTCGATAGTTCGGCCAAAGCGATTGATTTGACCAATAAAAATGTAGAACTTAATTTCCCGGGCGATCCTCGTCATACAGCATATGCAGAAGATGCATTCAAGTATCTCGATCGGATGGGTGATCAGTACGATTTGATCATTCTCGATCCACCGGCTTTTGCCAAGCATAAAGATGCGCTTCGAAATGCATTGCAAGGTTACCGGAAGCTAAATGCCAAAGCATTCGAAAAGATTAAACCAGGTGGAATTCTCTTTACCTTCTCATGTTCTCAGGTAGTAACCAAAGACAATTTCCGTACTGCTGTCTTTACAGCTGCGGCTATGTCGGGTAGAAATGTGAGAATTCTGCATCAGCTTACTCAGCCAGCCGATCATCCAGTAAATATTTACCATCCGGAAGGTGAGTACCTGAAAGGCCTTGTTCTCTATGTGGAATAA
- a CDS encoding 3'-5' exonuclease produces MIVRRTITKDDISNMPKATFEGKIITICTDKDAERAVEFLSQYPVVGIDSETRPSFVKGQIHKVSLLQIATGGHCFLFRLNLMGFPKALIRLLENPDIVKVGLSLKDDFMALRRRAPFKEQSCIELQEFVKPFGIQDKSLQKIYAILFGYKISKSQRLSNWEAETLSPSQQQYAATDAWTCLQIYNLLQELHKTGNYEKEEVVEPEIEEKE; encoded by the coding sequence ATGATTGTAAGAAGAACAATAACGAAAGACGATATATCAAACATGCCGAAGGCTACCTTCGAAGGCAAGATTATTACAATTTGTACAGATAAGGATGCCGAGCGGGCAGTTGAATTCCTGAGTCAGTATCCTGTGGTGGGTATAGATAGTGAAACCCGACCCTCTTTCGTTAAAGGGCAGATCCATAAGGTTTCATTGCTCCAAATTGCAACAGGGGGGCATTGCTTCCTCTTTCGACTTAACCTGATGGGATTTCCAAAGGCATTGATCAGACTTCTTGAAAATCCAGATATTGTAAAAGTTGGACTATCTCTTAAAGACGATTTCATGGCATTGCGCCGACGGGCACCTTTTAAAGAACAGAGTTGTATCGAGCTGCAAGAGTTTGTCAAGCCGTTCGGTATTCAGGATAAAAGTCTGCAAAAAATTTATGCAATCCTCTTCGGGTATAAAATTTCCAAATCACAGCGTCTGTCCAACTGGGAAGCTGAAACTCTTAGTCCGTCTCAGCAACAGTATGCAGCCACCGATGCGTGGACTTGTTTGCAGATCTACAATTTGCTTCAGGAACTGCACAAGACAGGTAATTATGAAAAAGAAGAGGTTGTTGAACCAGAGATTGAAGAAAAAGAATAA
- a CDS encoding DUF5687 family protein, with amino-acid sequence MLLLELRKHARLAAKRHPMFEKNKFGKFFMYFMKLFWAGYFIFFGILFGMGLSEDNIVMEPYHIFNKGILIILIIDFLLRFIFQKPPTQEIKQYLLLPIKRNKLLNILLLKSGADGYNAFWLFMVVPFAFITILKYYGITGVITYCFGIYLLMILNNYWYLLCRTLINEKTIFVLIPIIFYSLLGVAEFVLEHRISTFTMNLGEMFIMSKPLAFLGVLVAIALMAWINRVIMVRNLYAELSKLEDTKVKRVSEYKFLERYGEVGEYFRLELKLLFRNKRTKSMFRMGCFLIIMLTAMLFTPSYEGAFGKSFVGIYNFAILGILMLTQIMSFEGNYLDGLMSRKESIYNLLRAKYYFYSFAVIVPFILMIPVIVMGKISLLTAFSYALFTTGFIYFIILQLAVYNNKTTPLNESLIGRQSTGTGFQSIISLLSFGIPMLVINLLRITLGEPASLWVLLIIGIAFTCTSNIWIKNIYVRFMKRRYKNMEGFRDTK; translated from the coding sequence ATGCTTTTACTGGAATTACGGAAACATGCCCGACTGGCAGCAAAACGTCACCCGATGTTCGAGAAGAACAAGTTCGGTAAGTTTTTTATGTATTTCATGAAACTCTTCTGGGCCGGGTATTTTATTTTCTTCGGTATACTATTCGGGATGGGACTTTCGGAAGATAATATCGTTATGGAGCCATATCATATTTTCAACAAAGGAATTCTGATTATCCTGATAATTGATTTTCTGCTTCGTTTTATTTTTCAGAAGCCCCCTACTCAAGAGATAAAACAATACCTCTTGCTTCCTATAAAAAGAAACAAGCTACTTAACATCCTCCTTCTTAAATCGGGAGCCGACGGCTACAATGCATTCTGGCTTTTTATGGTTGTACCGTTTGCTTTTATCACAATCTTAAAATATTACGGAATAACAGGAGTTATCACCTACTGCTTTGGGATTTATCTGTTGATGATTCTTAATAATTACTGGTATCTGCTGTGTCGTACGTTGATTAACGAAAAAACGATATTTGTGCTGATTCCAATCATCTTTTATTCTTTACTGGGAGTAGCAGAGTTTGTGTTGGAACATCGCATCAGCACCTTTACAATGAATCTGGGCGAGATGTTTATCATGAGCAAACCACTTGCATTTCTGGGTGTTCTGGTTGCTATAGCCCTAATGGCATGGATTAACCGCGTTATAATGGTTCGTAACCTTTATGCCGAACTCTCCAAGTTAGAAGACACCAAGGTGAAACGGGTGTCGGAATACAAATTCCTGGAACGTTACGGAGAGGTGGGCGAGTACTTCCGCCTTGAACTAAAATTGCTATTCCGCAACAAGAGAACAAAATCAATGTTTCGCATGGGATGTTTCCTTATTATAATGCTTACTGCCATGCTTTTCACCCCATCATACGAAGGAGCCTTTGGCAAAAGTTTTGTGGGAATATACAATTTCGCCATTCTGGGAATATTGATGCTGACTCAGATTATGAGCTTTGAAGGAAATTATCTGGACGGACTCATGAGCCGCAAGGAGTCTATCTACAACCTGCTGAGAGCTAAATACTATTTTTATAGCTTTGCTGTGATTGTACCATTTATCCTGATGATTCCTGTTATTGTAATGGGAAAAATATCCTTGCTCACAGCATTTTCATATGCTTTGTTTACCACAGGGTTTATCTACTTCATCATTCTTCAGTTGGCAGTTTACAATAATAAAACCACCCCTTTGAACGAATCGCTGATAGGTCGCCAGTCAACCGGCACCGGTTTCCAAAGTATCATCAGCCTGCTATCGTTCGGTATTCCCATGCTAGTAATCAATCTCTTAAGAATCACACTGGGCGAACCTGCCAGTCTTTGGGTATTATTAATTATCGGAATAGCATTTACATGCACGTCCAACATCTGGATTAAAAACATATATGTACGCTTCATGAAAAGAAGATATAAGAATATGGAAGGTTTCCGCGACACGAAATAA
- the trxB gene encoding thioredoxin-disulfide reductase — protein sequence METTEKTRCLIIGSGPAGYTAAIYAGRANLSPILYEGLQPGGQLTITTDVENFPGYPDGVDGNQLMDDLKRQAARFGADIRSGMATAADLSKAPYKITIDGEKIIEAQTVIIATGATAKYLGLEDEKKYAGMGVSACATCDGFFYRKKVVAVVGGGDTACEESIYLAGLASKVYLIVRKPFLRASKIMQERVLNHEKIEVLFEHNAVGLFGENGVEGVHLVKRMGEPDEERYDIAIDGFFLAIGHKPNSDIFAQYLDTDSVGYIITEGNSPKTKVPGVFAAGDVADSTYRQATTAAGSGCKAAIEAERYLAEHQL from the coding sequence ATGGAAACAACAGAAAAAACAAGATGCCTGATCATCGGTTCCGGACCGGCAGGCTATACTGCTGCCATCTACGCAGGACGCGCCAACCTCTCTCCTATTCTTTATGAAGGGTTGCAACCGGGTGGCCAGCTCACTATAACTACCGACGTGGAAAACTTCCCGGGATATCCTGACGGAGTGGATGGCAACCAGTTGATGGACGATCTGAAAAGACAGGCCGCTCGCTTTGGTGCAGACATTAGAAGCGGCATGGCTACAGCAGCCGACTTAAGTAAGGCTCCTTATAAGATTACGATTGACGGAGAGAAAATTATCGAAGCACAGACCGTAATCATTGCAACCGGTGCCACCGCGAAATATTTGGGACTGGAAGATGAGAAGAAATATGCCGGAATGGGCGTGAGTGCCTGTGCCACCTGCGACGGATTCTTTTACCGGAAAAAAGTGGTAGCTGTAGTGGGTGGAGGTGATACCGCCTGCGAAGAGTCAATCTATCTTGCCGGACTGGCAAGTAAGGTTTACCTCATTGTTAGGAAACCCTTCCTTCGTGCCTCAAAAATCATGCAGGAACGAGTACTGAACCACGAAAAAATTGAAGTCTTATTCGAGCATAATGCTGTTGGCCTTTTTGGAGAAAACGGCGTAGAAGGTGTACACCTGGTAAAACGCATGGGCGAACCTGACGAAGAACGTTATGATATTGCTATTGACGGTTTCTTCCTGGCAATTGGCCACAAACCCAACTCGGATATCTTTGCTCAATATCTGGATACTGATTCGGTAGGCTATATCATTACCGAAGGAAACAGTCCAAAAACCAAAGTCCCGGGAGTATTTGCAGCCGGTGATGTGGCTGACTCCACTTATCGTCAGGCAACGACTGCTGCTGGAAGCGGATGCAAGGCTGCTATCGAAGCCGAACGTTATCTGGCCGAGCACCAGCTCTAA
- a CDS encoding FtsK/SpoIIIE family DNA translocase, which produces MAKKKTDKSPVSEPVSSNKITQTLRNETFHFVTGLMMVIFSVYLLLAFTSFFFTGAADQSILDSPDPGQLASVNNHIRNYAGSRGAQIASYLINDCFGVSSYLILLFLSVFGMKLMRVRNFRLWRWFIGCSLLLIWLSVFFGFAFMDSYKDSFIYLGGLHGYNVSNWLISQIGFPGVSLLLLTTAICFLIYLSARTIIYIRRLLQLNFREKKERVAPVPVNEETPQDFTNPKPKTVNFSLDQSFEQTPAAQQPVISQPMEIFPPVVESPAEDWVKSNLGKEPDEMDNIHEEADEESEDNEPEFKIETASSDDDETYDASTLGQYNPKLDLENYRHPSLDLMKRYDNNEPAINMEEQTANKDKIIGTLRSFGIEISSIKATVGSTVTLYEITPEAGVRISKIRGLEDDIALSLSALGIRIIAPIPGKGTIGIEVPNSNPKIVSMHSIISSKKFQESSFELPIAFGKTITNDIFMVDLCKMPHVLVAGATGQGKSVGLNAIITSLLYKKHPAELKFVLIDPKKVEFSIYSTIERHFLAKLPDGEEAIITDFTKVVHTLNSLCIEMDTRYDLLKKAHTRNIKEYNEKFINRKLNPEKGHKFMPYIVVIIDEFGDLIMTAGKEVELPIARIAQLARAVGIHMIIATQRPTTNIITGTIKANFPARVAFRVSSMMDSRTILDRPGANQLIGRGDMLFLQGSDPVRVQCAFVDTPEVEQITNYISRQQGYTTAFYLPEYVGDEPDNSIADVDMNRLDPMFEDAARLIVIHQQGSTSLIQRKFSIGYNRAGRIMDQLEKAGIVGPSEGSKARQVMCIDENDLEMKLNNLRS; this is translated from the coding sequence ATGGCAAAGAAAAAAACAGATAAGAGCCCGGTTTCAGAACCGGTTTCATCCAATAAAATTACTCAAACCCTTAGAAACGAAACCTTTCATTTTGTAACAGGGTTGATGATGGTGATTTTTTCAGTCTACCTCTTGTTGGCCTTCACCTCTTTCTTCTTTACCGGAGCTGCAGACCAAAGTATATTGGACAGTCCGGATCCGGGACAGCTTGCATCGGTAAACAATCACATCCGTAATTATGCAGGTTCCAGAGGTGCCCAGATAGCTAGTTATCTTATTAACGACTGCTTCGGAGTATCCTCCTATCTGATATTGCTATTTCTTTCTGTCTTCGGAATGAAACTAATGCGAGTACGTAACTTCAGACTCTGGAGATGGTTTATTGGCTGTTCGCTGTTATTAATCTGGCTATCGGTATTTTTCGGATTTGCATTTATGGATTCTTATAAAGATAGTTTCATCTATCTGGGAGGTTTACATGGATACAATGTAAGCAACTGGCTGATCTCACAAATTGGATTTCCGGGTGTTTCACTTTTATTGCTGACAACAGCCATCTGCTTTCTGATATACCTTAGTGCACGAACCATTATTTATATCCGACGGTTATTGCAACTTAACTTCAGAGAGAAGAAAGAAAGAGTGGCCCCGGTCCCGGTAAATGAGGAAACGCCTCAGGATTTTACAAACCCCAAGCCCAAGACTGTCAACTTCAGCCTGGATCAAAGCTTTGAGCAAACGCCAGCTGCTCAGCAACCAGTAATTTCACAACCAATGGAGATATTTCCTCCTGTTGTTGAGAGTCCTGCAGAAGATTGGGTTAAATCCAATCTGGGTAAAGAACCGGATGAAATGGATAATATTCACGAAGAAGCCGATGAGGAATCTGAAGATAATGAGCCGGAATTTAAGATTGAAACCGCCAGCTCGGATGATGATGAAACCTATGACGCTTCTACTCTGGGACAATACAACCCAAAGCTGGATCTGGAAAACTATCGTCACCCGTCTCTTGACTTAATGAAACGGTACGACAACAATGAACCGGCCATTAACATGGAGGAACAGACAGCCAATAAAGATAAAATCATCGGCACTCTGAGAAGTTTCGGTATTGAAATCAGCTCAATCAAAGCAACGGTGGGTTCAACTGTTACCTTGTACGAAATTACCCCGGAAGCCGGGGTTAGAATCTCAAAAATCCGCGGATTAGAGGACGATATCGCCCTGAGCCTTTCGGCATTGGGCATCCGTATCATTGCACCGATTCCGGGAAAAGGAACTATTGGTATTGAAGTGCCAAATTCCAATCCCAAAATCGTTTCCATGCATTCCATCATCTCCTCGAAGAAATTTCAGGAATCATCTTTCGAACTGCCGATTGCCTTTGGTAAGACTATTACCAACGACATCTTTATGGTGGACCTCTGCAAAATGCCCCACGTACTGGTTGCGGGTGCCACCGGTCAGGGTAAGTCAGTAGGACTGAATGCCATCATTACCTCTTTGCTTTATAAAAAACACCCGGCAGAACTGAAGTTTGTGCTGATTGACCCGAAAAAAGTGGAATTCAGTATCTACTCAACCATTGAGAGACATTTCCTTGCAAAACTTCCCGATGGAGAAGAGGCTATCATTACAGACTTTACCAAGGTGGTCCACACACTGAACTCCCTCTGCATTGAAATGGATACCCGGTACGACTTATTGAAGAAAGCTCACACCCGTAATATCAAGGAATACAACGAGAAATTCATTAACAGAAAACTGAATCCGGAAAAGGGACATAAGTTCATGCCGTATATCGTGGTGATTATCGACGAGTTTGGTGACCTGATCATGACCGCCGGTAAAGAGGTGGAACTTCCCATTGCCCGTATTGCCCAGCTGGCACGTGCCGTGGGTATTCACATGATTATTGCAACTCAGCGTCCTACTACCAATATCATCACAGGAACCATCAAGGCCAACTTCCCGGCCCGTGTTGCTTTCCGCGTTTCTTCGATGATGGACTCACGTACCATCCTCGACCGTCCGGGAGCCAACCAGCTGATAGGACGCGGAGATATGCTCTTCCTGCAGGGCAGTGATCCGGTTCGTGTACAATGTGCATTTGTTGACACACCTGAAGTTGAACAGATTACCAACTATATCTCTCGTCAGCAAGGATACACCACAGCATTCTATCTACCCGAATATGTGGGAGATGAACCGGATAACAGCATTGCCGATGTGGATATGAACCGCCTTGACCCAATGTTTGAGGATGCCGCCCGTCTGATTGTGATTCACCAGCAGGGTTCAACATCACTCATACAGCGCAAGTTCTCCATTGGATACAACCGTGCAGGGCGCATCATGGACCAGCTGGAAAAAGCCGGCATCGTAGGCCCATCAGAAGGCAGCAAGGCACGCCAAGTGATGTGTATCGATGAAAATGATCTTGAAATGAAGCTAAACAACCTGAGATCATAA